In Tubulanus polymorphus chromosome 8, tnTubPoly1.2, whole genome shotgun sequence, one genomic interval encodes:
- the LOC141910204 gene encoding uncharacterized protein LOC141910204 encodes MDSASGQSILEISNTPVKAKSSLQSRKRKHPSLKLDFSSIVNDNAVAGPSKSANLRNTWNNDPEPHYLGSLVYASAKTWQGVKRVDLRSYECCERRKQLYPTKNGISLDLQEWVHIDFCKSDIEHEIARVKEDIEYVGVMTVGRTNFIKIYRSSHDHRIYVDIRKYDLFDEPLGVSPTRCGVKLTLEQWKKLKDIDFNDDIPELANMTPCWYDSSHSNQEYRCPYCAKDTSGVRKTPEYGVMITQV; translated from the exons ATGGATTCGGCCAGCGGACAaagtattttagaaatatctaatacaCCAGTTAAAGCAAAGTCATCGCTTCAatctagaaaaagaaaacacccCTCGCTGAAACTCGACTTTA GTTCGATCGTTAATGACAACGCTGTCGCCGGCCCGTCGAAAAGTGCGAACTTGCGTAACACCTGGAACAATGACCCCGAACCCCATTATCTGGGATCTCTTGTTTACGCGAGTGCGAAAACGTGGCAGGGGGTAAAACGTGTAGATTTACGGTCCTACGAGTGCTGTGAACGAAGAAAACAACTGTATCCCACTAAAAACGGTATTTCGCTCGATCTCCAAGAGTGGGTGCAtatagatttttgtaaatccgATATCGAACACGAAATTGCGCGCGTTAAAGAAGATATCGAATACGTGGGTGTAATGACTGTTGGTCGTAcgaattttatcaaaatatataggtCTAGTCACGATCATCGTATTTACGTAGATATCCGAAAATACGATCTATTCGATGAACCTCTCGGTGTTTCCCCGACTAGATGCGGTGTAAAACTAACATTGGAACaatggaaaaaattgaaagacattgattttaatgacGATATACCCGAACTAGCCAACATGACGCCCTGTTGGTATGATTCGAGTCACTCGAATCAGGAATACAGGTGTCCGTACTGCGCAAAAGACACTTCTGGAGTACGAAAAACACCTGAATACGGTGTAATGATCACCCAAGTATAA